One genomic region from Shewanella aestuarii encodes:
- a CDS encoding PhoH family protein, with protein MSTKVTTMNLYLEPSDTRRLTSLCGPFDDNIKQLERRLGVEIIHRNNHFTIVGLPRNALNANNLLKQLYIETQPIKGSTPDLEPDTVHLAIQEAIALEADDGMGDNSTSIKTKRGVIKPRTPNQSVYMHNIARHDISFGIGPAGTGKTYLAVAAAVDAYERQEVRRILLTRPAVEAGEKLGFLPGDLSQKVDPYLRPLYDALFEMMGFEKVEKLIERSVIEVAPLAYMRGRTLNDAFIILDESQNTTVEQMKMFLTRIGFNSRAVITGDITQIDLPRSQKSGLRHAIEVLSEVPEISFNFFVAQDVVRHPVVARIVEAYEAFEQKEQIEKAAKDQAYREREYKRQQALANDNASPNNNLTTNKNAD; from the coding sequence TTGTCCACTAAAGTCACCACTATGAACTTGTATCTAGAGCCCTCTGATACACGTCGATTAACGTCATTATGTGGCCCATTTGACGACAACATCAAACAATTAGAACGTCGTTTGGGTGTCGAGATTATTCATAGAAATAATCATTTCACTATTGTTGGTCTGCCCCGCAATGCACTAAATGCCAACAATCTTCTGAAACAGCTATACATTGAAACCCAGCCGATAAAAGGCAGCACGCCAGATTTAGAGCCCGATACGGTTCATTTAGCGATTCAAGAAGCCATCGCTTTAGAAGCCGACGACGGCATGGGTGACAACAGTACTAGTATTAAAACGAAACGCGGTGTTATTAAACCACGCACACCAAATCAAAGCGTCTATATGCACAATATTGCCCGCCATGACATCAGCTTTGGTATTGGTCCCGCCGGAACTGGCAAAACCTATCTTGCAGTTGCAGCGGCAGTTGATGCCTACGAGCGCCAAGAAGTTCGCCGTATTCTATTAACCCGGCCTGCGGTTGAAGCCGGTGAAAAGCTCGGTTTTTTACCTGGCGATTTAAGCCAAAAAGTCGACCCCTATTTACGCCCGCTTTATGATGCTTTGTTTGAAATGATGGGGTTTGAAAAAGTAGAAAAGCTCATTGAACGCAGCGTTATTGAAGTGGCACCACTCGCCTATATGCGCGGCCGCACACTTAACGACGCCTTTATCATTTTAGATGAAAGCCAAAACACCACCGTTGAGCAAATGAAGATGTTTTTAACCCGTATTGGGTTTAACTCACGGGCGGTGATCACAGGCGATATTACTCAAATCGATTTGCCACGTAGCCAAAAATCAGGCTTACGTCATGCAATCGAAGTATTAAGCGAAGTACCAGAAATCAGCTTTAACTTTTTTGTGGCGCAAGATGTGGTTCGCCATCCCGTTGTCGCTCGCATTGTCGAGGCTTATGAGGCATTTGAGCAAAAAGAGCAAATAGAAAAAGCGGCTAAAGACCAAGCTTATCGAGAACGTGAATACAAACGTCAGCAAGCACTAGCTAACGACAACGCATCCCCAAACAACAATTTAACCACTAACAAAAATGCGGATTAA
- a CDS encoding FAD-dependent oxidoreductase, with product MSQQSSSTLSSSENSLAAVQSCALSHYDVVIIGGGMIGAATAVGLGQLGLSVAIVEAHKPKPFDESQALDVRVSAISVASAQLLSRLGVMDSLLAMRHVPYTGLETWEMMDCITAFSADQIGEPLLGYFFENRLIQLSLWQQIELMDNINIICPAKVSRFERLAKTDNAAICVHLDNDSKLTTQLLVGADGANSQVRQWAGIGVTGWDYAQSAMLINIETQTPQQSVTWQQFTPQGPRSLLPLPGNHASLVWYDSTNRIKQLAQLNPLQLAEQIRANFPDRLDPNFTVIDKGSFGLTRRHAKQYYQDNLVILGDAAHTINPLAGQGVNIGFKDVDVLVSKVAEALGNGVSFSDNSVLKQYQQARYFDNQLMMTAMDAFYVGFSNDLLPLKLLRNGALKLANLDGPIKQKVLKYALGLN from the coding sequence ATGTCACAACAATCTTCTTCAACTTTGTCTTCATCTGAAAACTCATTGGCCGCAGTGCAATCATGTGCTTTATCTCATTATGATGTGGTGATCATCGGTGGCGGTATGATTGGCGCTGCCACTGCTGTTGGTCTCGGCCAATTGGGACTCTCAGTTGCTATAGTTGAAGCTCATAAGCCTAAGCCCTTTGATGAGTCGCAAGCATTAGATGTACGTGTGTCAGCAATTAGTGTGGCTTCAGCGCAATTACTCTCTCGATTGGGGGTTATGGACTCACTTTTAGCCATGCGTCATGTGCCTTATACCGGATTAGAAACTTGGGAGATGATGGATTGCATTACGGCATTTAGTGCCGATCAAATTGGTGAACCTTTACTTGGCTATTTTTTTGAAAACCGTTTGATTCAACTCAGCTTGTGGCAGCAAATTGAATTGATGGACAACATCAATATAATTTGTCCTGCGAAAGTGAGTCGTTTTGAACGCTTAGCCAAAACCGATAACGCAGCGATTTGTGTCCATTTAGACAATGATAGCAAGCTAACTACTCAATTACTTGTTGGTGCAGATGGTGCAAATTCGCAAGTAAGACAATGGGCCGGTATAGGCGTAACAGGGTGGGATTATGCGCAATCCGCCATGTTGATCAATATTGAAACGCAAACGCCACAACAGTCGGTCACTTGGCAACAATTTACGCCACAGGGGCCGCGCAGCTTATTGCCTTTACCCGGCAATCATGCTTCTTTGGTTTGGTATGATTCAACCAACAGAATTAAACAGTTAGCGCAACTCAACCCATTACAATTAGCGGAGCAAATTCGCGCGAACTTTCCAGATAGATTAGATCCTAATTTTACCGTTATCGATAAAGGCAGTTTTGGTCTGACCCGCCGTCATGCGAAGCAATATTATCAGGATAATCTGGTTATATTGGGCGATGCAGCTCACACCATCAACCCATTAGCTGGCCAAGGGGTTAATATTGGCTTTAAAGATGTCGACGTTTTGGTGAGTAAGGTAGCTGAAGCGCTTGGAAATGGTGTGTCATTTAGCGATAACAGTGTGTTAAAGCAATATCAGCAAGCGAGATATTTTGATAATCAATTAATGATGACTGCAATGGATGCCTTTTATGTCGGTTTTAGTAATGACCTATTACCGTTAAAACTGTTACGCAATGGCGCATTAAAACTGGCAAACCTTGATGGGCCAATAAAACAAAAAGTATTGAAATATGCTTTAGGTTTGAATTAG
- the ychF gene encoding redox-regulated ATPase YchF — translation MGFKCGIVGLPNVGKSTLFNALTQAGIEAANFPFCTIEPNTGVVPVPDPRLDALAAIVNPQRVLPTTMEFVDIAGLVAGASKGEGLGNKFLANIRETDAIGHVVRCFDDPNIVHVANKIDPAGDIEVINTELALADLDSLERAILRQQKKAKGGDKDAKFEVEVLEKMRPTLDQGKMLRSLSLEKEELAAVAYLNFLTLKPTMYIANVSEDGFDNNPHLDAVKAIAAEENAVVVAVCAAIESELAEMDAEERDEFMADLGIEEPGLDRVIRGGYSLLNLQTYFTAGVKEVRAWTVPVGATAPKAAGVIHTDFEKGFIRAQVVSYDDFIAYKGEAGAKDAGKLRVEGKTYVVKDGDVMHFLFNV, via the coding sequence ATGGGTTTTAAATGCGGCATTGTTGGTTTGCCAAACGTAGGTAAGTCAACGCTGTTTAATGCACTAACACAAGCTGGTATTGAAGCGGCTAACTTTCCGTTTTGTACTATTGAGCCAAACACTGGTGTAGTACCCGTGCCGGATCCGCGTCTTGATGCGTTAGCTGCGATTGTTAACCCACAACGTGTGTTACCGACCACAATGGAGTTTGTGGATATTGCAGGTTTGGTTGCTGGAGCATCAAAAGGTGAAGGCTTAGGGAATAAGTTCTTAGCTAACATCCGTGAAACTGATGCAATTGGTCATGTAGTGCGTTGTTTTGATGACCCTAATATTGTTCACGTGGCCAATAAAATTGACCCTGCTGGCGATATTGAAGTGATCAATACTGAATTGGCATTAGCGGATTTAGACAGTTTAGAACGTGCCATTTTACGTCAGCAAAAGAAAGCTAAAGGTGGAGATAAAGACGCTAAATTTGAAGTGGAAGTATTAGAAAAAATGCGTCCGACTTTAGATCAAGGCAAAATGCTGCGTTCGCTTTCGTTAGAGAAAGAAGAGTTGGCAGCGGTTGCTTATCTTAACTTTTTAACTTTAAAGCCGACTATGTATATCGCTAACGTGTCTGAAGATGGTTTTGACAATAACCCTCATCTTGATGCTGTTAAAGCTATTGCGGCAGAAGAAAATGCGGTTGTTGTTGCGGTTTGTGCAGCCATTGAATCTGAATTAGCGGAAATGGATGCTGAAGAGCGTGATGAGTTTATGGCCGATCTTGGAATTGAAGAACCAGGCCTTGATCGCGTTATTCGTGGTGGTTACAGCTTACTTAATTTGCAAACCTACTTTACTGCAGGTGTTAAAGAGGTAAGAGCGTGGACTGTGCCTGTAGGTGCAACTGCACCCAAAGCGGCTGGAGTTATTCATACCGATTTTGAAAAAGGCTTCATTCGTGCTCAAGTGGTATCTTATGACGACTTTATTGCTTATAAAGGTGAAGCGGGCGCAAAAGATGCGGGTAAACTTCGTGTAGAAGGCAAAACATATGTTGTAAAAGATGGCGATGTCATGCATTTCTTATTCAACGTATAA
- the pth gene encoding aminoacyl-tRNA hydrolase — MSHIKLIVGLANPGAEYAQTRHNAGAWYVAELARICNVQLVADSKFLGVTARATLHHRDVRLLIPTTFMNLSGKSVAALANFFRILPEEILVAHDELDMPPGVAKFKFGGGHGGHNGLKDIIASLGNDKGFHRLRIGIGHPGDKNKVSGYVLGKAPAAEQELIVAAIDEAVRSTEILYKEDMVKAMHRLHSFKATTL, encoded by the coding sequence ATGAGTCACATTAAATTGATTGTGGGATTAGCTAATCCCGGCGCTGAGTATGCTCAAACCCGCCACAACGCAGGCGCTTGGTATGTTGCAGAGCTCGCCCGTATTTGTAATGTGCAGCTTGTTGCTGACAGTAAATTTTTGGGTGTCACAGCTAGAGCGACTTTACATCATCGAGATGTGCGATTACTTATTCCAACCACATTTATGAACCTAAGTGGGAAGTCTGTCGCAGCTTTGGCCAATTTTTTTCGAATTTTGCCGGAAGAAATTTTAGTTGCTCATGATGAACTCGATATGCCACCAGGCGTTGCTAAATTTAAGTTTGGCGGCGGCCATGGTGGCCATAATGGTTTAAAAGATATAATTGCCAGTTTAGGCAATGACAAAGGTTTTCATCGTTTGCGCATTGGTATTGGTCATCCGGGTGACAAGAACAAAGTCAGTGGATATGTGCTAGGCAAAGCACCTGCAGCAGAACAAGAGTTAATTGTTGCCGCAATCGATGAAGCTGTGCGCTCAACTGAAATTTTGTACAAAGAAGACATGGTGAAAGCCATGCATAGATTACATTCGTTTAAAGCTACAACGCTTTAA
- the ybeY gene encoding rRNA maturation RNase YbeY, translated as MTKVNLALDLQIAVESDNLPTQSQFESWVLTAIGTGMSDVELTIRLVDASESQQLNYTYRGKDKPTNVLSFPFEAPAEVDLPLLGDLIICVAVVEQEALAQNKSLESHWAHMVIHGCLHLLGYDHIIDEDAEEMESLETQLLEHLGFSDPYKEA; from the coding sequence ATGACCAAGGTCAATTTAGCACTGGATTTGCAAATCGCAGTTGAGTCCGACAACCTACCGACCCAGAGCCAGTTTGAATCATGGGTGCTGACCGCCATTGGCACAGGAATGAGTGATGTAGAGCTAACCATTCGCTTGGTTGATGCCAGCGAAAGCCAGCAGTTGAATTACACTTACCGTGGCAAAGATAAACCCACTAATGTGTTATCTTTTCCATTTGAAGCGCCCGCTGAAGTTGACCTGCCACTTTTAGGTGATTTAATCATTTGCGTTGCTGTGGTAGAACAAGAAGCATTAGCACAAAATAAATCCTTGGAATCCCACTGGGCCCACATGGTGATACATGGTTGCTTGCATTTGCTAGGCTATGACCATATTATCGATGAAGACGCTGAGGAAATGGAGTCATTAGAGACTCAACTCCTTGAACATTTAGGTTTTTCAGACCCCTATAAGGAAGCATAA
- the miaB gene encoding tRNA (N6-isopentenyl adenosine(37)-C2)-methylthiotransferase MiaB, translated as MSKKLHIKTWGCQMNEYDSSKMADLLDEYQGYTLTEEASEADVLLLNTCSIREKAQEKVFHQLGRWKTLKDKNPNLIIGVGGCVASQEGKAIKDRAQCVDIIFGPQTLHRLPEMIDQVQRGEKAVIDVSFPEIEKFDRLPEPRAEGPTAFVSIMEGCSKYCSFCVVPYTRGEEVSRPVDDVILEIAQLAEQGVREVNLLGQNVNAFRGATHDDEICTFAELLRLVASIDGIDRIRFTTSHPIEFTQDIIDVYEDTPELVSFLHLPVQSGSDRILTQMKRGHMAIEYKSIIRRLRKARPDIQISSDFIIGFPGETQQDFEDTMKLIEDVAFDHSFSFIYSARPGTPAADLPDDVSDEEKKQRLAILQDRITQQAMRYSRQMLGTVQRILVEGPSVKNPMELRGRTENNRVVNFEAPHTCIGGFVDVKIVDVYTNSLRGEFIRGEDEMDLRRSLRPAEILAKHKQDDALGVTQYKP; from the coding sequence ATGAGTAAAAAACTTCATATTAAAACCTGGGGCTGTCAAATGAATGAGTACGACTCATCAAAGATGGCTGATTTATTGGACGAATACCAAGGCTACACCTTGACAGAAGAAGCGAGTGAAGCAGACGTGTTATTGCTTAACACCTGCTCTATTCGAGAAAAAGCACAGGAGAAGGTTTTCCATCAACTTGGGCGTTGGAAAACCTTAAAAGATAAGAATCCGAATTTAATTATCGGTGTAGGCGGCTGCGTTGCATCCCAAGAAGGTAAAGCCATTAAAGATCGCGCCCAATGCGTTGATATTATCTTTGGTCCACAAACCTTGCATCGTTTACCAGAAATGATCGATCAAGTACAACGAGGCGAAAAAGCCGTGATCGATGTGAGCTTCCCAGAAATTGAGAAGTTTGATCGCTTACCTGAACCTCGAGCTGAAGGCCCAACCGCGTTTGTGTCTATTATGGAAGGCTGTAGCAAATACTGCTCTTTCTGTGTAGTGCCATATACCCGTGGCGAAGAAGTCAGTCGTCCTGTTGATGACGTGATTTTAGAAATCGCACAGCTTGCAGAACAAGGGGTACGTGAAGTCAATCTTCTTGGTCAAAACGTCAATGCGTTTCGCGGTGCTACACACGATGATGAAATCTGTACTTTTGCCGAGTTATTGCGACTAGTTGCCAGCATTGATGGTATTGATCGCATTCGCTTTACCACAAGTCATCCAATTGAGTTTACACAAGATATTATTGATGTGTATGAAGACACACCTGAACTGGTCAGCTTCTTACATTTACCAGTGCAATCGGGTTCTGACCGCATCTTAACCCAAATGAAACGCGGCCATATGGCCATTGAATACAAGTCCATTATTCGTCGTTTACGCAAAGCACGTCCTGATATTCAAATCAGTTCAGACTTCATTATTGGTTTCCCAGGTGAAACTCAACAAGACTTTGAAGACACCATGAAACTGATTGAAGATGTGGCATTTGATCACAGCTTCAGCTTTATTTACAGCGCCCGCCCAGGCACACCTGCCGCAGACTTACCTGATGACGTATCAGATGAAGAGAAAAAGCAGCGTTTAGCTATCTTACAAGACCGTATTACCCAACAAGCTATGCGTTATAGCCGTCAAATGTTAGGCACTGTTCAACGCATTTTGGTTGAGGGCCCATCGGTGAAAAACCCAATGGAATTACGTGGCCGCACAGAAAATAACCGCGTAGTCAACTTTGAAGCACCACATACCTGCATTGGCGGCTTTGTGGATGTGAAAATTGTGGACGTATACACCAATTCATTACGCGGCGAATTTATTCGTGGTGAGGATGAAATGGATTTACGCCGTAGCCTTCGCCCAGCAGAAATTTTAGCCAAACATAAGCAAGATGATGCCCTAGGCGTCACCCAATATAAACCTTAA